The genomic interval cgagaacggagacaaatGCGAATTGTCGTCCCGTTGCTTAGTCTGTGCGCGAATCTTGCGGCCTCGGGCCAGTCGTAACTCGAGTGACTTTCCGACCAGAAAAATCAAAGGCAAAGCACAAGCCCTACATGAAGCATCTGCTGCCTCCTTAACcagtcatatatatatatatatatatatatggatattTGGTCGCAACCTGAGCAATCCGTCGAtagcagagagagaagtgtcATGGTTAACTACAGTCTACGACGATGCTGTGACTTTCAGGCCAGcaccacagagagagcgacaactTTTTCGCTTACGTTCTGAGGATACAGAATATCTGAAGTATAGATGCCTCGAAGTTTTATGTTGGCGCATATCTGCATGGACTTGAGAACCATTCCTTTAGGAACTAAGCGCGTGTACTGGCCGAGAAGAGTCGGAGTGTTGATGCATAGCATCGTCCATACACCAGGTGACGGATGACAAGGATACTGGATTGTCCTCGAAGTTACCTGCGGAGAGGCACCAGAGCATCTCTCAAATGCCCTAGGGTCTATCGAGCCTCTAGTGCATGGAGAGAGTATGTTCGTCACAACCAACCATTCTGTATGCCCCCACCTCGAACGCCTTCCTCTGGGACCCGCTTCCCACGCAAGCGGGACACCTTTTGTTGCCTTGCCACAGGCCAACCAGACCCACAATACAAGTATAATGGAACAAAGTGTAGATTTCCGCAGAAACCGTCATTTTGACTGTGAATGCGACTGTTGAGTTTTACATATCAGATGTCGAAAAAAGAGCGGATCCAACAGCTCAAACGCAGAATGCCACACCTTCGCTGAGTGCATCAGACGCACCTTCGGCTCTTTGACCATGTTACTGAAAGTCGCTCTCACGCATAACTTCTCGATAGTAGAAATGTCGAGGTGAATTACAAAGTGACGGGATTGCATCGCTTTGATTTGCATGTAGACCTGCGAAGCAAAGTTGACAACAGAAAACATTCCCAAACCACGAGGATTCGCAGTTGCACCTGCTTCGACAACGACCCGAGTCTGCTGAAGCTACGGTCAGCCTTGCTTTATGCACTATTGGTTGTTTCTTGCCAAACTAAGCAAGGAATGCAGCCCTAAAGCAAACTGAAAAATGTCGCTTTGGAAATTTTTACAGACCCGAGACACATGCACACCAGCTGCGAACTACTCGTGTTTTTAGATCCGTCCACCGCTTGGGTGGTTCTGCGATATCTACAATCGAGAATTCCCTGAGAAATGTCTTACGTAAGAGCTCTTGAGTCCAAGAGATTTCTGCCGCCCTTTCCCGTGAGGTATTTGTATGAAATTATTTGATGCAATCGCGCCATGGATCCGGATGACTCGAACTCCTAAAGCTTTGTCCTGGCATCAATAGCAATGCGGAGAACACGCGAGGCCAGCGGCAGCAACAATGGTCGACCACACATTGAACTGTACAGGCGGGCCGGTAAAGACAATCGCGTTGATCACCACGGCAAAGCCATACCTATCGCCGTCTGCATAGTTGCGTAGACAACCGCGTTGCTGTCACTCCTTTCCGATCTGTTGCTTTTCGTACCTGTGACTTTCCAGTGATACTCAGAGACCCTCCTAACGCGAATACGTAATTGTCCAGACTGTTATGGTGCAAAGACGGATTGAAGAGTATCACCTTACTGTTTCCTCCGTCACATCCCCTTGACATCTGCAGTTTTCTTCATCGTGTAGGGGAAATGCCTTCAAGACGTTCACGTAGGGTCCCTGACAGAGTAGATGCGCGGATGCCATCCTGCCGACCGCACGCGCCGTCAGAAAAGCTGCATCACCGTGGTTCGAGGCCTCATCCACTAACGCCTTTTCATTACTTTCGTCGTGCGACGACAGCCAACTGACTCGTGGGTAACTTCGGACGACGACGTTGAGCGTTCGATAAGATCCCGCGCGCCAGCTAGGTTCCTATGCCCCATGATACAGTTTATGGAGTGAAAAGCGTTGTTTTCCACAGGCTTCTTACTAGGGAGAAACGACAACTAGATGCTTGAATATTACTGTCGATGCGGTCTTGCATGCATTGCTTTCCTAAAAGATAAGGTGATCAGACGAGAACGACCGTGGGTCAGGTGAATTATTGCGTAGACGTCCTATCAGTGCAAACGAGCTCCCAAATACATCGCATTGGATTTTCGTCCGTTGTGACTTTGTCGAAGATAAACCAAACTGGTACAGCTACTGTTGGAATGGTCGCGCTCTTCGCGATCACTCCACCTATTCATCAGTGCATGAGCATGCACCTGCATCTTCAGCTGCTGGCTGATGTTCTGGCCACCCTTTCTAGAAAATGCGTTGCTGCCCTGTTTGCACAAATCGGTTTACAGCCGACGGTTCTCCATCGAGAATTTTCTGCCGTTTCTAGGAGGCTGATCCTGAAAACTCTACTACATGAAAGTGGGGGAAGGAAATTTTCTTTCGCAATACCGCTTCTCTCGATTCAGGCATGGAAACAACACCAGTCTGCACCGATCTTGTTCCTTTACCAACTCATTGTTTCCAGAGGGTACACTACCAGTTAGTGGGTTGGAGAGAAATCCCACTGGGCGATTGACGGGCCCACTTTTGTGTCTGGCTGCAACAGGTTCCGCAGACTCTCTATTGCATCTACGGTAGCAACTACAACCTAGAACGCTTAGCGTAGCACAGGAGGCACGCGACTCTGCTTTGCGGCAACTGCGAGGATGAGCTAGAACAACGAAGATCTCTCCAATTTGTGGTAATCAGTGGCTCCCTCCGCATAGGCGTTGCTGAGGGAGGGATCATCACCGCGCCGTTTTGTGCACTGCGACGTTCTCTCATACCGTGTGAAAGCGATATGGCCGGTACACATTCTCGCTGCAGCAATTTTGCATGAACTGCGTAGCCTAATTAGATCTGGATGACGTAGTCGAAATAAATCCTAGCGTAATCCCTCACTTCACACAGAATCAGCGCCCCGAGAACGTGGCACAAAGCGTTTTTCCTATCTGAGCGGACTGCACGATACGCTGTACCATTTTCATGCCGGGAGAAAGCTTGCCATCAAATCCTACTGGTGTGGAGCTTGCCCAGTGTTTGGGGATGGAGCTGTTTCACGAAGGAAAACTAGCGCCCTATTGTTAAACAGCACAATCCAGGGCCGCACAACAATCGGGCAATCCGAGTTTCACTTCTGTTCCGTAGAGGGACACGTTGTTCTGCTGCTACGGGAAATACTAGTATGCCACGGCACGGGAAATTTGATACTTTCGCAGCTAAGTGAAAACGCACTTTCTCGTTTGACGCTGCAAGATGCGGGAGCTTGGCGGCATTTGCACGGCCCTGGAAGACAGCGTCATGACTGAAATAATATTTTTGCGGATACCCGGTCAGAAAGGAGAGATACGCGACACTTGCGTGCAGTAGCATTGGCGAGCTTCGTATCGGTGCGTACGTGGAGGCTCAGTGATTGATTAACACATAGCCGGTTACAGAgcgtttttcgttctcctcgaCGATAATACGCTCACGTGCTGAAGATATGCACGTGCTGCGACCAACCACAGCGTCGTCTGCGGACCCCATTGGAGGCAACGGACCCTAGTTCGACACTGGTGGAATCCCTTCCCCTGAGTGGAAATATGCTGTTGAAAGGAGAATTTCTCCCcgtttaccggatccaagttctattgtgttaGTAGCGCATAGTTAAGATGATAATTACTGTAGAAATAGAACCAACTGAACACCTCGTATTAATAGTTAGAATAGAGGCAGGCCCGGCTGTTAGTACGGAGGCCACACATGGTCCCGCAGATAGCGCATCACGAATGTAGGGCTGAAGGATGTGAACCATGCGCTGGTACGCTCAGCCTCCGGAGTACGCAAAACGGTCggctgtttcctttttcaagCATCCGCGCTCCAGATCTCTAAGCGATTCAGTACTGAACGATCGGGGACCGACGACAGTAGATCATGCTACGCTGTTGGAGCAGTCTATATCGTGTGTTAGGCTCGTTATACGCATTTGCACCTCCGTAGCTGTCGCTGAAAAACACAGATTATGAAGCATAAACATAGCAGTCAGTTACACAGACGGTCTTGAATCTGCGTTGACTTTCCAACGACCTGCACGGTATATCCTAGTGTATAATGCCCTTGCCGTGCAGCTGTCAGTCACACCCCGTCGTAGGTCTGTTGATAGCACAGCGATATTCTGTGCTTCACCCGCGTACGCTCCTGGCGGCGACTTGACCAACACAACCAACGAGGGAAACGCTCAGCTCGACACACAACACAGAGATACCTTACATACCAGACACGGTTCTTCGGTAACTCCGAGTAACGCTTGCCCAGTAGATAGTCGGGCTCCGTTCAGACAAAATATGTCAAATGGAGCAAGAGtgacttcttttcttcagttATTGAAACCGGCTCGTCATCTGTACCGGTTGCCACCAACGGAATTTTGAGCCAGAAGTGGCTCAATTCCATCGCTGAGTCAGGTTCGTTTTCCGCAAGGGGCACACCCCCTACAGAACCGTCTTCGTGATATTGACAACGATGGAAACTTTTGATGTTGCGCTGCAACCTGAAATATTCGCCCTGTTGATAGAAGCCGTCCCATCCTGCGCATCAAGAGAGGTGTGAGAAGTAGTTTCACCGTAACAGGCTGAAAGACAGCCCCCAGAGTATTGTGCGCGGCCGCCGGAGGCTTGTGCTAAGAGGCTGTCTTGAGTCGAGCGTTGTTTGCCTCAGGATGTTCATTTTACGTGTTGAATACTCCATTTCTACGTGATCTCTACACTGATGAGAAGTCATTTCGTGGACTGCCGCTTCGTCGGAATGTTTCATGTTTCGCCAACGTACCACTTGTTCGGCCATTTGCTTCATGTCAATGAATGAAGTGGAGGCCCCGGAGAAAAACCATAAAAACCGCTGGCTCCAGCTCTCGCATGGCCTCCAGAGAGAGCATGACAACCGGTGCCTACCTGCGGGAGCCAATCACACCATTTTATAGAACTTAGGTCCACAAACCTGTTCACAGAAGAtgcctgtttttttttcaggtgcTGCCGTAATTAGAATGCCGAATCACCAAAATACATGCGGATGACCTCTGTCGTATCAAATATCCAGAAAGCTGGCAATCATCCAGTGGAGTGGGAAACAAACGATGGAGGGTCTGTGCTGGTGGAATTTCCTACTTTCCGTGTTCTGGTGGCTGTAGAGGTCGTCATTGTGAAACGAAGTACTAGAGACGATGAATGTGATACTGCTAGTCAACCACGGCTTTCAAGATACAAGACGGCAACAATAAAACTTGATCAGCTGAATTATAACTACTTGACACCGACTGCCTGGAGCCCCAAAGGATCACTCCTCTGCTCGGTCAGCGTGCACATCTTGTCACTGCAAGTTGGGCGATGAATACCAGTTCAAATTTCTTCGTACCCCACTGCGGTTCTTGGGGACTAGAATATGGTTCGAGGCATCACAGAAGGATATAATAATGTGTGTGTTACCTCAGCACTGCTGACTATTTGCTTCGTACAGAAGCCGATTCGTCGTGTAAATTCCGTCCGCGCACATAGTAGTCGAATGGTGGATTTGCCTACGTACCGGGTTTTAGTGGAAAATGGGTATATCCGTAACCCTCCAGCTTGTGCTTATTCATAAGGCCAACCGAGATAGCCTGGGTAAATAAGGAAATATCACTTTAGGTTGTTCTTCGAGGGGTTCGTATCAGCATGACCATTGTTGAAAACATAATGGAATGTGGAGCTGGCGTGCCACCGACTGCCAGGGAAATTTACTGGGAACAGGAAAAGGACTAGTCTAGGCTCTTGATTTCTCGGTAACGACGGTTTCCACAACCATCCATTGGCCGTGATGTCTCTTTGTTCAATCTGTTCTCTACCGTGTCTGACCTTGGTAAAGCCATTTAACTTATGCGCCAGACATTATTGCCCATGAGTAATCAGACTAAGGTATGTGATAGGACAAGATTATTCAGAGCCGTCTGGGTAGCTGTCCGTGATAGTGTCACGGACACTGCCAGGCTGCGTTTTTATATTGCATGTGACATTTTTCGAGTCGGCTGCAGCTGAACGTGTGGTTTGGTTTTATCCGGTATAACACCCCCCTGTTAGGAATAAGTATCGAGGAGGACAGCGTGATGTCCAGGCGTACTGGACTCGAATGTTAAACCGATTTATCACGCGGCTGTGGTGATGCGCGCTACCCACCTTACCTGGAAATACAGTCTTGGGAACTCGTTGGCGTCGTTGTTCAATGAGTGTACGAGGGGGTCGCCAGTCACGTCCTCGCCTTTTTTATGAAGGTGAACTTCGAAAGGCTTTTAGTCGCGGGGAACGAGCACCACACCAACCACAAGAAAAATCATAGATGACTTCACAAATGAAATGCGCACCGCCTGCGCTATGCAAGCAGCAGACAAGGACAGAAGAGCAATCGCTCTGGCAAACCTTTCCTCAGGTAAAGGACCTTACATGAGAAAACACGTGGAGGCCACTTCCATTCGCTCCGCAGCTGATCGATGTCGCCCCAATGAGCCTGAACACCATCAACACAGGTGACTGAAAATCTCCAGTATGAGGACATTTCACGTCTGACAGGCCAAAGACTGCCACCGAACTCAAAGACGGTTGCGCTGTGTCGAGAGGCAGCGAACCGGGGTGTTCGATTCCTTGCCATAATGTGGAATTAGGTTGTAGTCTAAGTGCATCATCAGTAGAACCCCCTTGTTCGTTTACATGTGAGATCTTCACGATACTGCAGCAGGAAAGTGATTCGCTGCTTTCCACTATGTTTGTAACCCTGATCAGATTCTTGTCTGCCGTCCCTGTTTTTGGACTACGGTGGCATTGAGTACAAGTACACCCCACTTTTGGAGAATGACAAACGCacttgtgtctcctcttgccCTGTCGCCGCTCAAATCCATCGCCAACGTAATCAACGGACCAAGCTGAACAAACGAGGCGGCGCACTAATTCTTAGATGTTGCAGTCGCCCAGGCATAACGGTGATGGCCAGCGGGATACTTTTCCCTCAAGAAGAGACTGAAGTGAGTGTCAAACTGGGACCGCCGTATCAGCTATAGTTGCAACGTCGGGGCACATGCAAGTGTATGCGTATCATATCTGGCAACACATGGCCGCAGCTGGTCCCTCCTCCTACAGTAACAGAAAATACGAAAAGAGAGCTCCACGACACGTGGGGGATGCTACAAACTGTGAGGACTCGGCACTACGCAACAAGTTTCCACCTGAGACGCGTTAGCACCCATCACGAGAGGATGGTGTAGTAAGTACTATTAAATGACGACATTAAGTTGCAACAGGTGGGCGTCACTGGTATTGCTGCGTGTGTTCCCACGCTCCTCACGTTCAGCACTGCGGCTCTCATCATTCCCCACGTGCCCCTCGTCAGCTCTGATGATCCTACCCTTTGACTGAGGCAACTGCAACTCGTATAGAAGATACCTGTCCAAGATTTCCAAGCACAGTAGACAGACCACATGGTTGCCAGTTGTCTGCATTCTTTTCCCGGGCAAGGATGACAACCCACTGTAGGCGCCTTTCACAAATGCAGTATGCTGTCAAGCCGATGCTCCTTGAGCTTTATGACCACGTTCTTCCCGCTGCTTTTTCACACCTCACTTATGGATACTCACACGAATTTTGGGCAGATCCATTCCAGCGCCCGCGCCCAGGGTTGAAGTTGTTTCAGGAGGCTTCTCCGAGCTGGGTCACACACCGGCCACacgaaggggaaaagctATCTTTGCATTACAGCAGGACATAGGGGTTCCAAGTTCACGACCGCAGGATGCGTCAAGTAGTATCCTGCTGTCCGTCTGTTCAGATGGACTTCTGTGTGAAAGAACAGGCGGATAGAGTGTGTTTCAGTCCTGCGTCAAGAATCATGCTGTTGCACAAAAACCACAGAAAAGAGGGTCATTTTTGTGCCCATTTAGACACCTGAGTGGGCCTCAACAGGCAACTCCGTGATCGAAGactttccctctctctctttctcctcgacttGAAGGTGCCTTTCCCTGTTGCGACTCACGCTTTTATTGATGTCAGGGAGCAGTGCGCCTAAGCGGTACACGCGAGCTGTGTATCCCAAATGAACACAATTTTGGATATCCTGggttctgtctgtgtctgcgaAAAATGTGACTGTAGTCCCTAGTACCAGAACTGCAACCCTCACTTTCTTGGTGAAGCATATCTCTACTCAGACCACATTTATTAGGGCCGATCTCATCCCAATGCTGGTTTGGGAAGGCCTTAGTGCTGGACGAATCGATCGCATGTACTCCGGTTCTGTCGAAGCTTTCGATTTCTCCCCAAGCAGACCACACTTCCTCCCGGATCATCGGTACTGCTGTTGGATTCGCCCTTAAGGGGAAGGGCTCGATAGCGGCGTCGACTGGCTTATTCCCTTCGTCACACTGTGTCACATCATCAATTGTATACTCGTAAGGTACACCCTGAACTCGCAATAGACCAAAACGAATGTGACGGTGGACTTCAGGGCAAGCTTTAGGAACATCGCTTGGGGCGCTGGACGGTGCTCAATGGCTCATCTTGGTCTCTAAAGCAAGGCTCATTGACTGGAAAATAAAATATAGTAACAATGGGTGGAAGCACCATGCAGTCTCAATCGCTTTCAGGTGAAGCGAAAAATCTGCTGAGGCTGTCTGAGATGCGTACCAGCGGTGTGGTCGCCCGGAACGTCTTGCCGTATTCAGAGAAGCCTGGCTGTCAGATGAGACAAGGACAACGTCACATGACGTCTAAAATAAGCGTCTTCTTATATAGCGTAAATTCGTGATAGCAAGAGGCCTGGCAACGAGCTGGTAGAACAAGTAAGCAGACTAACTCTTGGAAGCGACATACCGTCATTCGGACAACGTTTCCTCTTTGGTTGTACGTGATGTGGCAAAGAACAACGTCTTCTGGGATCCTAAACGAACACAAAGGGCACAACATGACCGGGCGTCAGAGTACGAGCTACCAGCGAAAACGTTATCTCTTGCAGCTTGTGTTTTTCCTGTCATCATGCGGAGTGCGTCTACAATTACGTGACGAAACATACCCTGTGCTTTCGATCGATGCCATTATGTACATCGTTTCAGTGCAAAATCGTTCTGCAGCGCTTAGAACGGCGGCACCTGCACCGGGCTCCGTTCGAACTTGGGCCATCTCAGCTTGTCTACATAGAGGGTCACACAGAAATTACGTCACTTCTCCTCGTTAAAAGCCTCCACCGTGAAAGCggcagagcagagaaacgatACAAACATACGTTCTGGGAATACCTTGCTAGGAAAGGTTTCGATGACCGGTGTCGGTTGGCGAGCTTTCATCTCCCGATCTTGGCCCTGATCTATTGGTACGCATGAGACACCTAGACAAACAAGTCCCCGCATAGATGACATGCTGCGTATGGCTTGATGTATAGAGGATTCAGAGATTCGATGTGTTGTGACTGTTACGCTTGCTGTATTGATGATGTACTCGGCGGCCCGGCCTTTTACTGGACGAATCACTATGGCTCTTCTGCAAGGATATAGTGTAAAAGGAGACCCTGCATGCTTCAGACTGACCAAGCtcgaaagcgaggaaaaactCGACGATTTACACCGTCTGAGATACAAGCGTATACCTCGCAGGACGGTTTCCATTAGATGAGAGAAAATGCTACACTCTTTCGTGATCGGACTCACACGGCGTCCGAATTGTAGAGAGGCGGGCTCGCGTAGAGGTCATGAAAAGCTTGAATTTGTTTCGGGATACAGCCGTCGGCCAGATCCCGGTCAGTAATTGTATAGATGCCGCTACTGAGACGTGTAAAAGGTACTGCTCTCCCCTCCTTGAGCATTCTTATTTGCGACTGAAACAACTCGAACTTCTGATGTTCTGCCCGAACATGACAGGAGGCATTCATGTAcaccgcttcttctctgagaACAAGGTCACATTCAGGAAGACGTTGAAAAATAACAAAAATCACAGCTCACCGCACCCGCATATAGAAGCAGCAATAATTGCACAGACAGTAGTGGACAAAAGAATTGGTTCTGTTAAATCCCTCATCTGATTCGCCTATTAcactttctcttccgtcttgCGACTATTACTTGCGTTCCGACTTTTGAGGCAGTGAGAGGCTGGAAAGTCATGTTTGTGGTGAAGAACAGGCCGCCGAAGCACATCCCGTGATTGCTCAGGTTTGAAGCGGATCCAGTGAAGGCTGAGGTGAGAACTCACGTTGGGTTAATTAATTTCTCTTGCCAAACAATGTCTTCGCAATACCGTCGGACATGTGCGGCCGAGTTGGGATGGAAAGGTTGTTTATCTTTTCCTGAACTAGTGTTTTGAGGGGACTGCATTTCGCAGTGCACCCCGACAACTTCGGTGGGCACTCTGCTGCATCTTCTGTCCTTGCCGATCACAATCCGTGCGGCGTTACAATTAACAGGACTAAGGTACCACACAGTCACCCGGAAACGCACACGTGAGATGTCGGGACAATCGTGATAAACGCTGGTCTGGGCAAAGCCGAGCACCATTGTTCGTTTGATTCAGACTATGTTACGCCACAGCATGCTAGAGTCCGGAACTCCCTTCAGTCAGAGACGCCGCATCTGGTGAAGGAATCACTTTTGTAAATCTTAGTGAGCCTCTGCATGAATAAATCGTACGCTGTTTTGTTCAGCGTCGATTGGTTTATCCACTTCTTTGCCAAACAAACACCGGTGACCCGTTGTGCGTCACAGGATGCGGCGGACGATGAAAAAACCTAACACGAATTGCTATTAGAAAATGCGTCTTCATTCCGGACTGCAAATCAAAGGAATGCGCGTTATTATCTCAGGGTCCATCGGTCCGCTAGAGTGATGCTTGTTTCGTTTGGAATGCAAATGTGATTGGAATTAGAAAACCAAAACTACGTGATGCATTCAGGTTGGAGCACACCGCGATATGCGCAGCCGTCAACTGGCGGAACTCCTTGTCTTTTGGTGCCCCAGGCAAACACGATGCAACACTCAAAACTTTTCGCTGATTTCTTGGAAAAAGACAGTTGTGCAGATGAACGTCACAAACTTCTCGT from Toxoplasma gondii ME49 chromosome VIIa, whole genome shotgun sequence carries:
- a CDS encoding hypothetical protein (encoded by transcript TGME49_202260); its protein translation is MASAHLLCQGPYVNVLKAFPLHDEENCRCQGDVTEETVYMQIKAMQSRHFVIHLDISTIEKLCVRATFSNMVKEPKVTSRTIQYPCHPSPGVWTMLCINTPTLLGQYTRLVPKGMVLKSMQICANIKLRGIYTSDILYPQNMLPRGMRLSPKTTVEDCQWIYAPLGSRPDDVLPITGDESDDDEFFSCGKGDSCSKAEIRTTAAATDPNEGEEPGLRNSRNGTGIGGTGDQIAVEGMQADCSWISKSSNRGGGTAVTQGEPLLPSSLFSRGALLQVRPQ
- a CDS encoding hypothetical protein (encoded by transcript TGME49_202255), with product MVLGFAQTSVYHDCPDISRVRFRVTVWYLSPVNCNAARIVIGKDRRCSRVPTEVVGVHCEMQSPQNTSSGKDKQPFHPNSAAHVRRYCEDIVWQEKLINPTEEAVYMNASCHVRAEHQKFELFQSQIRMLKEGRAVPFTRLSSGIYTITDRDLADGCIPKQIQAFHDLYASPPLYNSDAVQAEMAQVRTEPGAGAAVLSAAERFCTETMYIMASIESTGIPEDVVLCHITYNQRGNVVRMTPGFSEYGKTFRATTPLGVPYEYTIDDVTQCDEGNKPVDAAIEPFPLRANPTAVPMIREEVWSAWGEIESFDRTGVHAIDSSSTKAFPNQHWDEIGPNKCGLSRDMLHQETRVYRLGALLPDINKSLGEAS